A genomic region of Heptranchias perlo isolate sHepPer1 unplaced genomic scaffold, sHepPer1.hap1 HAP1_SCAFFOLD_392, whole genome shotgun sequence contains the following coding sequences:
- the LOC137312036 gene encoding polycystin-1-like protein 3 isoform X1: MDPPHRTLLLCLLLCSWVAVFSNRLSGNAGVTCCQRILQSQLSKAQLKVLKSYVHLPSHAACSEYLQFTTYAGQSFCVSLREGWVQEMKDTVDSRSKGPTAKDRPSTGSQTGAKEQAEIRKGTPRPAPVSTSAPTGPQGHKETRTSSSSVTALPGQERTPALPSMPPSPTSAPQGHKATPSSSSSVTALPGQERTPALPSMPPSPTSAPQGHKATPSSSSSVTALHGQERTTTLQSTPRPFTRALLPPQEDVGTRETTKETPGTSLHPGSIVVTSRPNKHEEGEDKTTGFTYNPSSTMTAHGGPRQGDQVEPQVGIGLYPGDSDKERGSSGEADRATKGQWLKLGLILVTAVLLLAAAIALVSVKLKKRPAVVVELIRYSEYSDARDGAV, from the exons ATGGACCCTCCTCACCGGACTCTGCTCCTCTGCCTTTTGCTCTGCTCCTGGGTCGCGG TGTTCAGTAACCGACTCTCGGGGAATGCGGGGGTCACCTGCTGTCAGCGGATTCTACAATCCCAGCTTTCCAAAGCTCAGTTGAAAGTACTGAAAAGCTACGTGCATTTGCCGAGTCATGCAGCCTGCTCCGAGTATCTGCA ATTTACCACGTACGCGGGACAGAGCTTCTGCGTGTCGCTGAGAGAGGGCTGGGTGCAGGAAATGAAAGACACTGTCGATTCCCGATCCAAAG GTCCGACTGCAAAAGACAGACCGTCCACGGGCTCCCAAACAGGTGCAAAAGAGCAAGCTGAAATCAGAAAAGGAACTCCTCGTCCAGCACCTGTTTCTACATCAGCTCCAACCGGTCCACAAGGCCATAAAGAAACCCGAACATCCAGCTCCTCCGTCACAGCTCTCCCTGGGCAAGAGAGAACCCCTGCCCTTCCATCaatgccaccttctcctacatCAGCACCACAAGGCCATAAAGCAACCCCATCATCCAGCTCCTCCGTCACAGCTCTCCCTGGGCAAGAGAGAACCCCTGCCCTTCCATCaatgccaccttctcctacatCAGCACCACAAGGCCATAAAGCAACCCCATCATCCAGCTCCTCCGTCACAGCTCTCCACGGGCAAGAGAGAACCACAACCCTTCAGTCAACACCTCGTCCTTTCACCAGAGCCTTGTTGCCTCCACAAGAGGATGTGGGAACAAGAGAAACAACGAAAGAAACACCGGGAACCAGTCTTCATCCAGGGAGTATTGTAGTCACATCCCGACCAAACAAACACGAGGAAGGAGAGGACAAAACTACAGGATTCACCTACAATCCCA GCTCCACCATGACAGCACATGGAGGCCCGAGACAAGGCGATCAGGTCGAGCCTCAGGTTGGAATCGGCCTGTATCCCGGAGACTCCGACAAGGAACGTGGATCCTCGGGAGAGGCGGATCGGGCCACAAAGGGCCAATGGCTGAAGTTGGGCCTGATCCTAGTGACTGCCGTTCTGCTCCTCGCTGCTGCCATCGCCCTCGTGAGCGTCAAGTTAAAGAAAAGACCAG CTGTTGTGGTTGAACTCATCCGATACAGCGAATACAGCGATGCTCGGGATGGAGCTGTTTGA
- the LOC137312036 gene encoding uncharacterized protein isoform X2 has protein sequence MDPPHRTLLLCLLLCSWVAVFSNRLSGNAGVTCCQRILQSQLSKAQLKVLKSYVHLPSHAACSEYLQFTTYAGQSFCVSLREGWVQEMKDTVDSRSKGSTMTAHGGPRQGDQVEPQVGIGLYPGDSDKERGSSGEADRATKGQWLKLGLILVTAVLLLAAAIALVSVKLKKRPAVVVELIRYSEYSDARDGAV, from the exons ATGGACCCTCCTCACCGGACTCTGCTCCTCTGCCTTTTGCTCTGCTCCTGGGTCGCGG TGTTCAGTAACCGACTCTCGGGGAATGCGGGGGTCACCTGCTGTCAGCGGATTCTACAATCCCAGCTTTCCAAAGCTCAGTTGAAAGTACTGAAAAGCTACGTGCATTTGCCGAGTCATGCAGCCTGCTCCGAGTATCTGCA ATTTACCACGTACGCGGGACAGAGCTTCTGCGTGTCGCTGAGAGAGGGCTGGGTGCAGGAAATGAAAGACACTGTCGATTCCCGATCCAAAG GCTCCACCATGACAGCACATGGAGGCCCGAGACAAGGCGATCAGGTCGAGCCTCAGGTTGGAATCGGCCTGTATCCCGGAGACTCCGACAAGGAACGTGGATCCTCGGGAGAGGCGGATCGGGCCACAAAGGGCCAATGGCTGAAGTTGGGCCTGATCCTAGTGACTGCCGTTCTGCTCCTCGCTGCTGCCATCGCCCTCGTGAGCGTCAAGTTAAAGAAAAGACCAG CTGTTGTGGTTGAACTCATCCGATACAGCGAATACAGCGATGCTCGGGATGGAGCTGTTTGA